In the Ferrimicrobium sp. genome, one interval contains:
- a CDS encoding DUF5131 family protein, which produces MSASQIEWTEVTWNPTTGCDRISGLSAHARAKGATTSLEDMVSACCPP; this is translated from the coding sequence ATGTCAGCTAGCCAAATCGAGTGGACAGAGGTCACATGGAATCCGACAACGGGCTGTGACCGGATATCCGGGCTTTCAGCACATGCAAGGGCGAAGGGAGCTACCACTTCTCTTGAGGACATGGTCAGCGCTTGTTGCCCCCCT